In Mycolicibacterium alvei, a single window of DNA contains:
- a CDS encoding response regulator encodes MTTVLLVDDHPVVREGLRGMIDVEDDLTVIGEAGSGSEAIALAHTLRPDVILMDLRMPGIDGVTATAQILADNPSTHIVVVTTYESDTDILRAVEAGATGYLLKDASRAELARAVRDAARGKTVLAPGVADRLVNAVRAPAVTLSVREAEVLALVSTGATNADIGRALHISEATVKTHLLRAFHKLGVSDRTAAVTTAMSLGLLG; translated from the coding sequence ATGACCACCGTTCTGCTGGTCGATGACCATCCGGTGGTCCGCGAGGGGCTCCGCGGCATGATCGATGTCGAGGACGACCTGACCGTGATCGGGGAGGCCGGCTCCGGGTCCGAGGCGATCGCGCTGGCCCACACACTGCGACCCGACGTCATCCTGATGGATCTGCGGATGCCCGGGATCGACGGGGTCACCGCGACTGCGCAGATTCTGGCCGACAATCCGTCAACCCACATCGTCGTGGTCACGACCTACGAAAGCGATACCGACATCCTGCGCGCCGTCGAGGCCGGGGCGACGGGCTACCTGCTCAAGGATGCGTCCCGCGCCGAGCTGGCCCGTGCCGTGCGCGACGCCGCGCGCGGCAAGACCGTACTGGCCCCCGGGGTTGCCGACCGACTGGTGAACGCGGTCCGCGCGCCCGCGGTGACATTGTCGGTGCGGGAGGCCGAGGTGCTGGCGTTGGTGTCCACCGGTGCCACCAACGCCGATATCGGCCGCGCCCTGCACATCAGCGAGGCCACGGTGAAGACGCATCTGCTGCGCGCGTTCCACAAACTCGGGGTGTCCGATCGCACGGCGGCGGTCACCACCGCGATGTCGCTGGGGTTATTGGGCTGA